A region from the Acanthochromis polyacanthus isolate Apoly-LR-REF ecotype Palm Island chromosome 23, KAUST_Apoly_ChrSc, whole genome shotgun sequence genome encodes:
- the LOC110946477 gene encoding zona pellucida sperm-binding protein 3-like — protein MASWIKCGDVALFSIIFLSFSGVSFAEIKDVETRESLDIQCGEVKMRITVKRQFFQDRGVPFKPEYLRLGGNLTRKESCGPKGPLSDGEMVISAGLQECGTESHVHSEWLVYSNKLHLLSAVLHTSTGSVIIKGATTIIPVECHYKRKQKVTMGLLSPTWVPLTSTINVFGFLRFSLRFMTGQTTMLLNLNCISVRFLCNIVSNWSTYSNIMSVCSYSDGCTSRRSPLVYQQGEAVFLEASVDAPLHPPLTIYVDSCVATLKPDHLSLPSYKFLTKHGCLVDSLLPGSPSKFFPREQNNRLCFSVQAFQFNQKSGEQMFISCHLKATLTQNSHTHLDKACFFHRPSFSWRATEGDSSLCECCDSVDCSGMTAENRSGHAGPTTQPETGCSAFYKPTQCC, from the exons ATGGCTTCCTGGATAAAATGTGGGGATGTGGCCctcttttccatcatttttctgtctttttctggtgtttCTTTCGCTGAAATTAAGGACGTGGAAACTCGGGAGAGTCTCGATATTCAGTGCGGTGAAGTCAAAATGAGAATAACCGTGAAGCGACAGTTTTTCCAGGACAGAGGTGTTCCGTTCAAACCCGAGTATCTTCGACTTGGAGGTAACCTGACTCGGAAAGAGTCCTGCGGCCCGAAGGGACCGCTGTCTGACGGTGAAATGGTCATTTCTGCTGGGCTGCAGGAATGTGGCACCGAGTCTCAT GTTCACAGTGAGTGGCTTGTGTATTCCAACAAGCTGCACCTGCTTTCTGCTGTGCTTCATACTTCTACAGGCAGCGTCATAATTAAAGGGGCGACTACCATCATACCTGTTGAGTGTCACTATAAGAG AAAGCAGAAAGTCACAATGGGGCTGTTATCCCCTACCTGGGTACCGCTGACATCCACGATTAATGTCTTTGGCTTTCTGCGCTTCTCCCTACGTTTCATGACAGGTCAAACTACCATGTTGCTGAATCTGAACTGTATCAGTGTAAGATTTCTCTGTAATATTGTTTCTAACTGGAGTACGTATTCAAATATCATGTCTGTCTGTTCCTACTCAGATGGTTGCACCTCTCGGCGTAGTCCTTTAGTGTACCAGCAGGGGGAAGCAGTGTTTTTGGAGGCCAGTGTGGATGCCCCACTACACCCTCCTCTCACTATATATGTGGACTCTTGTGTGGCTACTCTGAAGCCTGACCATCTCTCCTTGCCAAGCTACAAGTTTCTCACCAAGCATGG ATGTCTTGTGGACAGTTTACTGCCAGGCTCTCCATCTAAATTCTTCCCAAGGGAACAAAATAACAGACTGTGCTTCAGCGTCCAAGCCTTCCAGTTCAACCAGAAGTCAGGGGAGCAG aTGTTCATCAGCTGCCATCTTAAGGCCACTCTGACACAAAACTCGCACACCCACCTCGATAAAGCCTGCTTCTTCCATAGACCTTCATTCAG CTGGCGTGCCACAGAGGGAGACAGTTCTCTTTGTGAGTGCTGTGACTCTGTTGACTGCTCTGGAATGACTGCAGAGAATAGAAGTGGCCACGCTGGACCCACAACTCAACCAGAGACAGGTTGTTCAGCCTTTTACAAGCCTACACAATGTTGCTGA
- the epoa gene encoding erythropoietin isoform X3 — translation MLQKTGRAGLLALLLIVLEWTRPGLPSPPRPICDLRVLNHFIKEALDAEVAMKSCREGCSLSESVTVPQTTVDLDVWEKKNALQQAQEVQTGLWLLQQALSLLRTSVTNTALHSHIDNSIRNLLSINAVLRSLNIQEYTPPASAAGLEGTWRVSSATDLLQVHVNFLRGKVQLLLSKAQACQQDVS, via the exons ATGTTGCAGAAAACGGGTAGAG CAGGACTGCTTGCCTTGCTGTTAATAGTACTGGAGTGGACCAGGCCGGGCTTGCCGTCCCCCCCGAGGCCGATCTGCGACCTGAGGGTCCTGAACCATTTCATAAAGGAAGCTCTAGACGCAGAAGTCGCTATG AAGTCATGTAGAGAAGGATGCAGCCTGTCAGAGTCTGTCACTGTTCCCCAAACCACAGTTGACTTGGATGTCTGGGAGAAGAAAAAC GCGCTGCAGCAAGCCCAGGAGGTGCAGACCGGCTTATGGCTTTTACAACAGGCTCTCAGCTTGCTGCGGACGTCAGTCACCAACACAGCACTGCACAGCCACATAGACAACAGCATCAGAAACCTGCTCAGCATCAACGCTGTGCTGCGAAGCCTCAACATCCAG GAATATACTCCACCAGCAAGTGCAGCAGGGCTGGAGGGAACATGGAGGGTGTCCTCAGCAACAGATCTGCTCCAAGTCCATGTCAATTTCCTCCGAGGTAAAGTGCAGCTCCTCCTTTCGAAAGCACAAGCTTGCCAGCAAGATGtcagctga
- the LOC110951097 gene encoding endonuclease domain-containing 1 protein-like, with protein MEPFPQSASMHMNFEDTQAVLEDYADVVQYERGQLNPDEHQADPLDKASTYSLTNVVPQIREFNLGPWTEHQDLIRKRLNNYCRGKAFVVTGVTTSGHTIRRNNLDRVAVPEYVWSAYCCIEFDQNAPYFVRYKFPVFGAYGLNDRINNHMVEVPLKNLEKFLKGRMDVDKNFQIFYNDCVPES; from the coding sequence atGGAGCCCTTCCCCCAGTCTGCCAGTATGCATATGAACTTTGAGGACACCCAGGCGGTCCTGGAGGACTACGCCGACGTGGTCCAGTACGAACGCGGCCAACTCAATCCCGACGAGCACCAGGCCGACCCTCTAGACAAAGCCTCCACCTACAGCTTGACCAATGTGGTGCCTCAGATCAGGGAGTTCAACTTGGGTCCCTGGACCGAACACCAGGACCTCATCCGCAAACGCCTCAACAACTACTGCCGCGGCAAAGCCTTCGTGGTCACCGGGGTCACCACTTCGGGCCACACCATACGTCGCAACAACCTGGACCGGGTGGCCGTACCGGAGTACGTGTGGTCAGCCTACTGCTGCATCGAGTTCGACCAGAATGCCCCGTACTTTGTGCGCTACAAGTTCCCCGTATTTGGAGCTTATGGGTTGAATGATCGCATCAACAACCACATGGTAGAAGTTCCTCTCAAAAATCTGGAGAAATTCCTCAAGGGAAGGATGGATGTGGACAAGAACTTCCAGATTTTCTATAATGATTGTGTGCCAGAgagctga
- the epoa gene encoding erythropoietin isoform X4 encodes MLQKTGRGLLALLLIVLEWTRPGLPSPPRPICDLRVLNHFIKEALDAEVAMKSCREGCSLSESVTVPQTTVDLDVWEKKNALQQAQEVQTGLWLLQQALSLLRTSVTNTALHSHIDNSIRNLLSINAVLRSLNIQEYTPPASAAGLEGTWRVSSATDLLQVHVNFLRGKVQLLLSKAQACQQDVS; translated from the exons ATGTTGCAGAAAACGGGTAGAG GACTGCTTGCCTTGCTGTTAATAGTACTGGAGTGGACCAGGCCGGGCTTGCCGTCCCCCCCGAGGCCGATCTGCGACCTGAGGGTCCTGAACCATTTCATAAAGGAAGCTCTAGACGCAGAAGTCGCTATG AAGTCATGTAGAGAAGGATGCAGCCTGTCAGAGTCTGTCACTGTTCCCCAAACCACAGTTGACTTGGATGTCTGGGAGAAGAAAAAC GCGCTGCAGCAAGCCCAGGAGGTGCAGACCGGCTTATGGCTTTTACAACAGGCTCTCAGCTTGCTGCGGACGTCAGTCACCAACACAGCACTGCACAGCCACATAGACAACAGCATCAGAAACCTGCTCAGCATCAACGCTGTGCTGCGAAGCCTCAACATCCAG GAATATACTCCACCAGCAAGTGCAGCAGGGCTGGAGGGAACATGGAGGGTGTCCTCAGCAACAGATCTGCTCCAAGTCCATGTCAATTTCCTCCGAGGTAAAGTGCAGCTCCTCCTTTCGAAAGCACAAGCTTGCCAGCAAGATGtcagctga
- the pop7 gene encoding ribonuclease P protein subunit p20 has translation MEPRTPGMSTVPQNAPAHTDSSSPAVEMDPVEYTLRKRLPRKLPKRRNDVYVNMKTDFRAQLARCQKLLEGGGHREICVHGLGLAINRAINIALQLQASSQGALQLAANTSTVELVDDLEPEDPDEAGEPMTRTRNNSAIHIKVFYPDPQ, from the coding sequence ATGGAGCCACGCACCCCTGGTATGTCCACTGTCCCTCAGAATGCTCCAGCCCACACCGACTCCAGCTCCCCTGCTGTAGAGATGGACCCGGTGGAGTACACCCTGAGGAAGCGCCTCCCTCGGAAACTCCCAAAGAGACGTAACGACGTCTACGTTAACATGAAGACTGATTTCCGGGCTCAGCTGGCACGCTGTCAGAAGCTTCTGGAAGGTGGGGGTCACAGGGAGATCTGTGTCCACGGCTTGGGCCTTGCCATCAACAGGGCTATTAATATTGCCTTGCAGCTGCAGGCCAGCAGCCAGGGGGCGCTGCAACTGGCAGCCAACACCTCCACGGTGGAGCTGGTGGATGACCTGGAGCCTGAAGATCCTGATGAGGCTGGGGAGCCCATGACACGTACACGTAACAACTCTGCTATTCATATTAAGGTGTTCTACCCAGACCCTCAGTGA
- the epoa gene encoding erythropoietin isoform X1 — MANRRTYGPNREDPVRGSADTAMEFPAGLLALLLIVLEWTRPGLPSPPRPICDLRVLNHFIKEALDAEVAMKSCREGCSLSESVTVPQTTVDLDVWEKKNALQQAQEVQTGLWLLQQALSLLRTSVTNTALHSHIDNSIRNLLSINAVLRSLNIQEYTPPASAAGLEGTWRVSSATDLLQVHVNFLRGKVQLLLSKAQACQQDVS, encoded by the exons ATGGCCAATAGACGGACCTATGGGCCAAACCGCGAGGACCCTGTGAGGGGCTCTGCGGACACCGCTATGGAGTTTCCCG CAGGACTGCTTGCCTTGCTGTTAATAGTACTGGAGTGGACCAGGCCGGGCTTGCCGTCCCCCCCGAGGCCGATCTGCGACCTGAGGGTCCTGAACCATTTCATAAAGGAAGCTCTAGACGCAGAAGTCGCTATG AAGTCATGTAGAGAAGGATGCAGCCTGTCAGAGTCTGTCACTGTTCCCCAAACCACAGTTGACTTGGATGTCTGGGAGAAGAAAAAC GCGCTGCAGCAAGCCCAGGAGGTGCAGACCGGCTTATGGCTTTTACAACAGGCTCTCAGCTTGCTGCGGACGTCAGTCACCAACACAGCACTGCACAGCCACATAGACAACAGCATCAGAAACCTGCTCAGCATCAACGCTGTGCTGCGAAGCCTCAACATCCAG GAATATACTCCACCAGCAAGTGCAGCAGGGCTGGAGGGAACATGGAGGGTGTCCTCAGCAACAGATCTGCTCCAAGTCCATGTCAATTTCCTCCGAGGTAAAGTGCAGCTCCTCCTTTCGAAAGCACAAGCTTGCCAGCAAGATGtcagctga
- the epoa gene encoding erythropoietin isoform X2: MANRRTYGPNREDPVRGSADTAMEFPGLLALLLIVLEWTRPGLPSPPRPICDLRVLNHFIKEALDAEVAMKSCREGCSLSESVTVPQTTVDLDVWEKKNALQQAQEVQTGLWLLQQALSLLRTSVTNTALHSHIDNSIRNLLSINAVLRSLNIQEYTPPASAAGLEGTWRVSSATDLLQVHVNFLRGKVQLLLSKAQACQQDVS; the protein is encoded by the exons ATGGCCAATAGACGGACCTATGGGCCAAACCGCGAGGACCCTGTGAGGGGCTCTGCGGACACCGCTATGGAGTTTCCCG GACTGCTTGCCTTGCTGTTAATAGTACTGGAGTGGACCAGGCCGGGCTTGCCGTCCCCCCCGAGGCCGATCTGCGACCTGAGGGTCCTGAACCATTTCATAAAGGAAGCTCTAGACGCAGAAGTCGCTATG AAGTCATGTAGAGAAGGATGCAGCCTGTCAGAGTCTGTCACTGTTCCCCAAACCACAGTTGACTTGGATGTCTGGGAGAAGAAAAAC GCGCTGCAGCAAGCCCAGGAGGTGCAGACCGGCTTATGGCTTTTACAACAGGCTCTCAGCTTGCTGCGGACGTCAGTCACCAACACAGCACTGCACAGCCACATAGACAACAGCATCAGAAACCTGCTCAGCATCAACGCTGTGCTGCGAAGCCTCAACATCCAG GAATATACTCCACCAGCAAGTGCAGCAGGGCTGGAGGGAACATGGAGGGTGTCCTCAGCAACAGATCTGCTCCAAGTCCATGTCAATTTCCTCCGAGGTAAAGTGCAGCTCCTCCTTTCGAAAGCACAAGCTTGCCAGCAAGATGtcagctga
- the ufsp1 gene encoding inactive Ufm1-specific protease 1, which produces MDKKVEASDERIDWGGSGAGEGKTAHQIQTLLKNIHSGLPNPPSDPVKCSQIRGDYLYFHYGCDGCDDRGWGCGYRTIQTMASWLCLSRNQCKPAPSLPEIQQALVTMGDKPGSFSGSREWIGTFEASLVLDYFYDIPCKLVHVRGGGIELEKVAVEELHQHFEKHGSPVMMGGDRDNSSKGILGVWTGDKGSYLLIVDPHYYGCELERMELQKRGWVAWKRVSSLDQSSFYNLCMPQTAAKGIK; this is translated from the coding sequence atggataaaaaggTCGAAGCTTCAGACGAGAGGATCGACTGGGGCGGAAGTGGCGCAGGAGAGGGGAAAACTGCGCACCAGATTCAAACCTTGTTAAAGAATATACACTCCGGTCTTCCTAACCCACCCTCAGATCCTGTGAAATGCTCCCAGATCAGAGGAGACTATCTGTACTTCCACTACGGCTGTGATGGATGTGATGACAGAGGTTGGGGATGCGGCTATCGCACCATCCAGACTATGGCCTCCTGGCTTTGCCTCAGCCGGAACCAGTGCAAGCCTGCACCGAGCCTCCCAGAGATCCAGCAAGCCCTGGTTACCATGGGGGACAAGCCAGGCTCCTTCTCAGGCTCCAGGGAGTGGATCGGCACATTTGAAGCCTCCCTGGTTCTTGACTACTTCTACGACATCCCCTGCAAGCTGGTGCATGTGAGAGGTGGAGGGATTGAGCTGGAGAAGGTTGCAGTGGAGGAGCTCCATCAACACTTTGAGAAGCATGGGTCTCCAGTCATGATGGGAGGGGACAGGGACAACTCCTCTAAGGGGATACTAGGGGTGTGGACCGGAGATAAGGGGAGCTACCTGCTCATCGTAGACCCTCACTATTATGGATGTGAGCTGGAGAGGATGGAGCTGCAGAAGAGAGGGTGGGTGGCGTGGAAAAGAGTTTCATCTCTGGATCAGTCTTCGTTCTATAATCTCTGTATGCCTCAGACTGCTGCAAAGGGAATAAAATAG